In the Oryzias latipes chromosome 9, ASM223467v1 genome, one interval contains:
- the LOC101170521 gene encoding RNA-binding protein MEX3B, which produces MPSSTSLLDADEGESEVPPPLVHALAGVGLEDLRDTQSQTQEQTDESLSFQHHPLPQVSHFRLLGTVLDLKPLSTHRPPTGDHHEVNKTAEDEEPEVVATDSLDCPGSSLLLQAHRHQHLPSGPSNSAMPPGMEPSHILETVLLYNGDERDDTGIGGGALPSSANSMAMLPAGVYGEASFEAEPSLLSRRKSVNTTECVAVPSSEHVAEIVGRQGCKIKALRAKTNTYIKTPVRGEQPVFVVTGRKEDVAMAKREILSAAEHFSLIRASRNKTGPLLSVTALGTPTLPGQTTIQVRVPYRVVGLVVGPKGATIKRIQQQTHTYIVTPSRDKEPVFEVTGMPENVDRAREEIEAHIALRTGTCGGIEAPGVDNSDFQFNGTDVSFECSSLSSSGGKDGWLRAGPSSPGGRSLMPVSINGTQRVNSNISSGVRMSSTYRNDSSSSLGSGSSSAESFYSCGNGNRLADFSPTLSFNANANNNNNSNSSTSFWFGESLLGMGSEELVSLGGGGSSSGFDPLTISTAHTLHSAVQPHIWCPFVDNQSLSAFDTLQSQTSQPGTPRLSPTFSGSEALEHPQAQRVHQRPFGSTGTLDAQRLPSSSSAFSSSGESTTSSSSPPESSFCRPGLGSVGRGQEICIQCMDNHVIAALVPCGHNLFCLDCATQICQGPEAACPVCLSPATQAIELRNM; this is translated from the exons ATGCCCAGTAGCACGTCTTTGTTGGATGCCGATGAGGGAGAGTCCGAGGTCCCACCGCCGCTGGTGCATGCTTTGGCCGGTGTGGGCCTCGAGGATCTCCGCGACACCCAAAGCCAGACACAGGAACAAACAGACGAAAGTTTATCTTTTCAGCACCACCCGCTCCCCCAGGTTTCCCATTTTAGACTACTCGGCACGGTTCTGGACTTGAAACCCCTGTCGACGCATCGACCGCCCACGGGAGATCATCATGAAGTGAACAAAACGGCTGAAGACGAAGAGCCCGAAGTTGTTGCGACCGACTCCCTGGACTGCCCCGGTAGTTCGCTCCTACTGCAGGCCCACCGCCACCAACATCTCCCATCGGGACCAAGTAACTCAGCGATGCCTCCCGGAATGGAGCCGTCGCACATACTAGAGACCGTGTTGCTGTACAATGGAGACGAGCGGGATGACACCGGGATTGGCGGTGGCGCCCTGCCTTCTTCAGCTAACAGCATGGCGATGCTACCGGCTGGCGTGTACGGAGAAGCGAGTTTCGAGGCCGAGCCTTCGCTTTTGTCCCGGCGAAAAAGCGTCAACACCACGGAATGTGTGGCCGTACCGAGTTCCGAGCACGTCGCCGAGATTGTGGGCAGGCAGG GCTGCAAGATCAAGGCACTCAGGGCCAAGACCAACACCTACATCAAGACTCCGGTGAGGGGCGAGCAGCCTGTCTTTGTCGTGACGGGACGCAAAGAGGATGTGGCGATGGCGAAGAGAGAGATCCTGTCCGCAGCTGAACACTTCTCCCTCATCAGAGCCTCTCGAAACAAAACTGGCCCCCTGTTGTCAGTGACTGCTTTAGGGACCCCCACTCTACCTGGACAGACGACTATTCAG GTACGGGTGCCATATCGCGTTGTTGGATTGGTTGTGGGTCCTAAAG GTGCAACCATCAAGCGCATTCAGCAGCAGACCCACACCTACATCGTGACACCAAGTCGTGACAAAGAGCCTGTCTTCGAGGTCACGGGGATGCCAGAGAATGTGGACCGCGCACGGGAAGAGATTGAGGCGCACATTGCCCTCCGCACTGGAACCTGTGGGGGCATCGAAGCTCCGGGCGTGGACAACAGTGACTTCCAGTTCAACGGGACAGACGTCAGCTTTGAGTGTTCTTCGCTTTCATCTAGTGGTGGGAAGGATGGCTGGCTTCGTGCTGGTCCCTCGTCGCCAGGCGGCAGAAGCTTGATGCCCGTAAGCATAAACGGCACCCAGCGAGTCAACAGCAATATCAGCAGTGGGGTCAGGATGTCTTCCACTTACCGCAACGACAGCTCCAGTTCACTGGGCAGCGGCTCCAGCTCGGCTGAATCTTTCTACAGCTGTGGGAACGGGAACCGCTTGGCCGATTTCAGCCCGACCCTTTCGTTCAACGCCAacgctaacaacaacaacaacagtaatAGCAGCACAAGCTTCTGGTTCGGAGAGAGCCTTCTGGGTATGGGGTCTGAGGAGCTGGTCAGCCTGGGGGGCGGAGGCTCGTCCTCAGGATTTGACCCATTAACCATTTCCACTGCCCACACCCTGCACTCTGCTGTGCAGCCACACATCTGGTGCCCTTTTGTGGATAACCAGTCTCTTTCGGCCTTTGATACTCTTCAGTCTCAG ACCAGCCAGCCCGGCACACCCCGTCTTTCTCCAACCTTCTCTGGGTCCGAGGCCTTGGAGCACCCTCAGGCCCAGCGTGTTCACCAAAGGCCTTTCGGATCAACCGGGACCCTTGATGCCCAGAGGCTCCCCTCTTCCAGCTCAGCCTTTTCCTCCTCCGGTGAAAGCACCACGTCCTCGTCCTCTCCTCCCGAATCCTCTTTCTGTCGACCAGGGCTCGGATCAGTGGGAAGAGGACAGGAGATATGCATCCAGTGTATGGATAACCATGTGATCGCTGCCTTGGTTCCATGTGGCCATAACCTCTTCTGTTTGGATTGTGCCACGCAGATCTGCCAGGGCCCCGAGGCCGCCTGCCCTGTGTGCTTGTCCCCAGCTACACAGGCCATCGAGCTCCGCAATATGTGA
- the LOC101168626 gene encoding transmembrane emp24 domain-containing protein 7, whose amino-acid sequence MFGSLRVLLQVLWAQLLCGWVLGSELTFELPDNAKQCFYEDITVGTKCTLEFQVVTGGHYDVDCRLEDPDGTTLYKEMKKQYDSFTFTAAKNGTYKFCFSNEFSTFTHKTVYFDFQVGDDPPLFPNENRVTALTQMESACVSIHEALKSVIDYQTHFRLREAQGRSRAEDLNTRVAFWSIGEALILLVVSISQVVLLRSFFSDKKTTMTRVGS is encoded by the exons ATGTTCGGATCCCTGCGGGTGCTGTTGCAGGTGCTTTGGGCCCAGCTTCtgtgtgggtgggtgttggGCTCAGAACTAACTTTTGAGCTGCCAGACAACGCCAAACAGTGTTTCTACGAAGACATCACTGTTGGCACTAAGTGCACTTTGGAATTCCAG GTAGTAACTGGTGGTCACTATGATGTGGACTGCCGTTTGGAAGATCCAGATGGCACAACGCTTTACAAAGAGATGAAAAAGCAGTATGACAGCTTCACCTTTACCGCAGCCAAAAACGGCACCTACAAGTTCTGTTTCAGCAACGAGTTCTCCACCTTCACGCACAAGACGGTTTACTTCGATTTCCAGGTTGGCGATGATCCTCCACTTTTCCCCAACGAGAACAGAGTCACTGCTCTGACCCAG ATGGAATCTGCTTGCGTGTCCATCCACGAGGCCCTGAAGTCAGTCATTGATTATCAAACGCACTTCCGCCTCCGTGAGGCCCAAGGACGCAGTCGCGCTGAAGATCTGAACACCCGTGTTGCATTCTGGTCTATCGGAGAAGCCCTAATCCTCCTGGTGGTCAGCATCAGCCAGGTGGTCCTGCTGAGAAGCTTCTTCTCTGACAAGAAGACCACTATGACACGAGTTGGATCATAA